One Kitasatospora sp. MAP12-44 DNA segment encodes these proteins:
- a CDS encoding NADH-quinone oxidoreductase subunit G, protein MTITEPQKTATDLVTLTIDGVEVQVPKGTLVIRAAEQIGTQIPRFCDHPLLDPVGACRQCIVEIEGQRKPVASCTIPVAEGMVVRTQLSSAVAEKSQRGVMELLLINHPLDCPVCDKGGECPLQNQAMSTGGPDSRFDGLKRTYEKPIPISSQVLLDRERCVLCARCTRFSQQVAGDPFIELLERGALEQVGIGEGDDFQSYFSGNTIQICPVGALTSAAYRFRSRPFDLVSSPSVCEHCSSGCSLRTDHRRGKVLRRLAGDEPEVNEEWSCDKGRFAFRYAQQRDRLATPLVRDRVSGELVAASWPEALAAAAEGLRGARSAVLTGGRVTVEDAYGYAKFARVVLGTNDVDFRARPHSAEEADFLAAAVAGRGVDLDGSGVTYAALQSAPMVLLAGFEPEEESPIVFLRLRKASRTGLKVYSVATHSSRGLTKLGGRLLPAAPGTEAEWLGALAAEEPLSDDAGAAAALLRRPGAVILAGERLAAVPGALTAALRLAHATGARLAWVPRRAGERGAVEAGALPGLLPGGRPVTVPAARAETATAWGVAELPARLGRDTGQILAAAAHGDLDALVVGGVDPDDLADPALAEEALTRVGFVLSLELRPSAVTAHADVVLPVAAVAEKAGTFLDWEGRVRMFEAALKSDQLMQRHLTSDVRVLNMLADALGHRLGLPDVRAARLELDTLAPWTGDRPAAPAGHPAALPRPAAGQAVLAGWRQLLDNGSLQQGDPHLAGTRHRAVARLSPATATEIGATERLLVSGPAGSLVLPLEITAELPDRTVWLPLNSTPGGVHRTLGTTVGHLVTIAPAGEES, encoded by the coding sequence ATGACCATCACCGAGCCGCAGAAAACCGCCACCGACCTGGTCACGCTCACCATCGACGGCGTCGAAGTCCAGGTCCCCAAGGGGACTTTGGTGATCCGGGCCGCCGAGCAGATCGGCACCCAGATCCCGCGCTTCTGCGACCACCCGCTGCTCGACCCGGTCGGCGCCTGCCGCCAGTGCATCGTGGAGATCGAGGGCCAGCGCAAGCCGGTCGCCTCCTGCACCATCCCGGTGGCCGAGGGCATGGTGGTCCGCACCCAGCTCAGCTCGGCGGTGGCCGAGAAGTCCCAGCGCGGCGTGATGGAGCTGCTGCTGATCAACCACCCGCTGGACTGCCCGGTCTGCGACAAGGGCGGCGAGTGCCCGCTGCAGAACCAGGCGATGTCCACCGGCGGCCCGGACTCCCGCTTCGACGGCCTGAAGCGGACCTACGAGAAGCCGATCCCGATCAGCAGCCAAGTGCTGCTGGACCGCGAGCGCTGCGTGCTCTGCGCGCGCTGCACCCGCTTCTCCCAGCAGGTGGCCGGCGACCCGTTCATCGAGCTGCTGGAGCGCGGGGCGCTGGAGCAGGTCGGGATCGGCGAGGGCGACGACTTCCAGTCGTACTTCTCCGGCAACACCATCCAGATCTGCCCGGTGGGTGCGCTGACCTCGGCCGCCTACCGGTTCCGCTCCCGCCCCTTCGACCTGGTCTCCTCGCCCAGCGTCTGTGAGCACTGCTCCTCGGGCTGCTCGCTGCGCACCGACCACCGGCGCGGCAAGGTGCTGCGCCGACTGGCCGGCGACGAGCCCGAGGTGAACGAGGAGTGGAGCTGCGACAAGGGCCGCTTCGCCTTCCGCTACGCCCAGCAGCGCGACCGGCTCGCCACCCCGCTGGTGCGCGACCGGGTCAGCGGTGAACTCGTCGCCGCCTCCTGGCCGGAGGCGCTGGCCGCCGCCGCCGAGGGGCTGCGCGGCGCCCGCAGCGCGGTGCTCACCGGCGGCCGGGTGACGGTCGAGGACGCGTACGGCTACGCCAAGTTCGCCCGCGTGGTGCTCGGCACCAACGACGTCGACTTCCGGGCCCGCCCGCACAGCGCCGAGGAGGCCGACTTCCTGGCCGCCGCAGTGGCCGGGCGCGGCGTGGATCTGGACGGCAGCGGGGTGACCTACGCAGCGCTGCAGAGCGCCCCGATGGTGCTGCTCGCGGGCTTCGAGCCCGAGGAGGAGTCGCCGATCGTCTTCCTGCGGCTGCGCAAGGCGAGCCGCACCGGCCTCAAGGTCTACTCGGTCGCCACCCACAGCTCGCGCGGCCTGACCAAGCTCGGCGGCCGCCTGCTGCCCGCCGCGCCCGGCACCGAGGCCGAGTGGCTGGGCGCGCTGGCCGCCGAGGAGCCGCTCAGCGACGACGCGGGTGCGGCGGCCGCGCTGCTGCGCCGGCCCGGCGCGGTGATCCTGGCCGGTGAGCGGCTGGCCGCCGTCCCCGGCGCGCTGACCGCCGCGCTGCGACTCGCGCACGCGACCGGCGCCCGGCTGGCCTGGGTGCCGCGCCGGGCGGGGGAGCGCGGCGCGGTCGAGGCCGGCGCCCTGCCGGGGCTGCTGCCCGGCGGCCGCCCGGTCACCGTCCCGGCCGCCCGCGCCGAGACGGCCACCGCCTGGGGCGTCGCCGAACTGCCCGCCCGGCTCGGCCGGGACACCGGCCAGATCCTGGCCGCGGCCGCGCACGGCGATCTGGACGCGCTGGTGGTCGGCGGCGTCGACCCCGACGACCTGGCCGACCCGGCGCTCGCCGAGGAGGCGCTGACCCGGGTCGGTTTCGTCCTCTCGCTGGAGCTGCGGCCCTCGGCCGTCACCGCGCACGCCGATGTGGTGCTGCCGGTGGCCGCGGTCGCCGAGAAGGCCGGCACCTTCCTGGACTGGGAGGGCCGGGTCCGGATGTTCGAAGCCGCCCTCAAGTCCGACCAGCTGATGCAACGTCACCTCACCTCGGACGTCCGGGTGTTGAACATGCTCGCGGACGCGCTCGGGCACCGGCTCGGCCTGCCCGACGTCCGGGCGGCCCGGCTGGAGCTGGACACCCTCGCGCCCTGGACGGGGGACCGCCCGGCCGCGCCGGCCGGCCACCCGGCCGCGCTGCCCCGGCCCGCCGCCGGGCAGGCGGTGCTCGCCGGCTGGCGCCAGCTGCTGGACAACGGCTCGCTGCAGCAGGGCGACCCGCACCTCGCGGGCACCCGCCACCGCGCCGTCGCCCGGCTCTCGCCGGCCACCGCCACCGAGATCGGCGCCACCGAGCGGCTGCTGGTCAGCGGCCCGGCCGGCTCCCTGGTGCTGCCGCTGGAGATCACCGCCGAGCTGCCGGACCGCACGGTCTGGCTCCCGCTGAACTCCACCCCGGGCGGCGTGCACCGCACCCTGGGGACCACCGTCGGCCACCTGGTGACCATCGCCCCGGCAGGGGAGGAGTCGTGA
- a CDS encoding NADH-quinone oxidoreductase subunit D, translated as MTTHYEAAEEAGTRETTEGRVFTVTGGDWGEVVEAVAKADDERIIVNMGPQHPSTHGVLRLILEIDGETVTEARCGIGYLHTGIEKNMEFRNWVQGTTFVTRMDYLTPLFNETAYCLAVEKLLGITDQIPDRATVIRVLMMELNRISSHLVCLATGGMEIGSTTLMIYGFRDREIILDIFELVTGLRMNHAYVRPGGLAQDLPPGAVDQIREAVKLFRSRMHEYDKLATNNPVFKARLVDVGFLDLAGCLALGATGPILRATGLPNDLRKSDPYCGYENYDFEVAVADTADSYGRFLIRLEEMRQSLRIVEQCLDRLRPGPVMVADKKIAWPAQLAVGPDGMGNSLDHIRKIMGTSMEALIHHFKLVTEGFRVPVGQAYAAVESPKGELGVHVVSDGGTRPYRVHFRDPSFTNLQSMAAMCEGGQVADVIVAVAGIDPVMGGVDR; from the coding sequence ATGACCACTCACTACGAAGCAGCAGAAGAAGCAGGCACCCGCGAGACCACCGAGGGCCGGGTCTTCACCGTCACGGGCGGCGACTGGGGCGAGGTGGTCGAGGCCGTCGCCAAGGCCGACGACGAGCGCATCATCGTCAACATGGGACCGCAACACCCGTCCACCCACGGCGTGTTGCGGCTGATCCTGGAGATCGACGGCGAGACGGTGACCGAGGCCCGCTGCGGCATCGGCTATCTGCACACCGGCATCGAGAAGAACATGGAGTTCCGCAACTGGGTCCAGGGCACCACCTTCGTGACCCGGATGGACTACCTGACTCCGCTCTTCAACGAGACCGCCTACTGCCTCGCGGTGGAGAAGCTGCTCGGGATCACCGATCAGATCCCCGACCGGGCCACCGTCATCCGGGTGCTGATGATGGAGCTCAACCGGATCTCCTCGCACCTGGTGTGCCTTGCCACCGGCGGTATGGAGATCGGCTCCACCACGCTGATGATCTACGGCTTCCGGGATCGCGAAATCATCCTGGACATCTTCGAGTTGGTCACCGGCCTGCGGATGAACCACGCCTATGTCCGCCCCGGCGGCCTGGCGCAGGACCTGCCGCCGGGCGCCGTGGACCAGATCCGCGAGGCGGTCAAGCTGTTCCGCTCACGGATGCACGAGTACGACAAACTCGCCACCAACAACCCGGTGTTCAAGGCCCGGCTGGTCGACGTCGGCTTCCTGGACCTGGCCGGCTGCCTGGCCCTCGGCGCGACCGGCCCGATCCTGCGGGCCACCGGACTGCCGAACGACCTGCGCAAGAGCGACCCGTACTGCGGTTACGAGAACTACGACTTCGAGGTCGCGGTCGCCGACACCGCGGACTCCTACGGGCGGTTCCTGATCCGCCTGGAGGAGATGCGCCAGTCGCTGCGGATCGTCGAGCAGTGCCTGGACCGGCTGCGGCCCGGGCCGGTCATGGTGGCCGACAAGAAGATCGCCTGGCCGGCCCAACTGGCGGTCGGCCCGGACGGGATGGGCAACTCGCTCGACCACATCCGGAAGATCATGGGCACCTCGATGGAGGCCCTGATCCACCACTTCAAGCTGGTCACCGAGGGCTTCAGGGTCCCGGTCGGCCAGGCGTACGCGGCGGTCGAGTCGCCCAAGGGCGAGCTCGGGGTCCACGTGGTGAGCGACGGCGGGACGCGCCCCTACCGGGTGCACTTCCGCGACCCGTCGTTCACCAACCTGCAGTCGATGGCGGCGATGTGCGAGGGCGGCCAGGTCGCCGACGTGATCGTCGCGGTGGCCGGGATCGACCCGGTGATGGGAGGCGTGGACAGGTGA
- the nuoE gene encoding NADH-quinone oxidoreductase subunit NuoE, producing MSNVELGLPALPAKPYPAEVHERLAADARELIGRYPVTRSALLPLLHLVQAEEGCVTPTGIRFCAEQLELTTAEVTAVATFYTMYRRRPAGTYHVGVCTNTLCAVLGGDQIFEELQQHLGIRNNETTADGEISIEHIECNAACDYAPVVMVNWEFFDNQTPESAKQLVDDLRAGAEVEPTRGAKLCSFKETARILAGFPDERPGVVDASGAGGAPSLAGLRLAKGEALPGTPGARVVSPRNKGTEA from the coding sequence GTGAGCAATGTCGAACTCGGCCTGCCGGCGCTGCCGGCCAAGCCGTATCCCGCCGAGGTGCACGAGCGCCTGGCAGCCGACGCCAGGGAGCTGATCGGACGCTACCCGGTGACCCGCTCCGCCCTGCTGCCCCTGCTGCACCTGGTGCAGGCGGAGGAGGGCTGCGTCACGCCGACCGGAATCCGGTTCTGCGCCGAGCAGTTGGAGCTGACCACCGCCGAGGTGACGGCGGTCGCGACCTTCTACACGATGTACCGCCGCCGCCCGGCCGGCACGTACCACGTGGGCGTCTGCACCAACACGCTCTGCGCGGTGCTGGGCGGCGACCAGATCTTCGAGGAGCTCCAGCAGCACCTGGGGATCCGCAACAACGAGACCACCGCCGACGGCGAGATCTCCATCGAGCACATCGAGTGCAACGCGGCCTGCGACTACGCCCCCGTGGTGATGGTCAACTGGGAGTTCTTCGACAACCAGACGCCGGAGAGCGCCAAGCAGCTGGTCGACGACCTGCGGGCGGGCGCCGAGGTCGAGCCCACCCGCGGCGCCAAGCTCTGCTCGTTCAAGGAGACCGCCCGCATCCTGGCCGGCTTCCCGGACGAGCGCCCCGGCGTGGTGGACGCCTCCGGCGCGGGCGGCGCGCCCTCGCTGGCCGGTCTGCGGCTGGCCAAGGGCGAGGCCCTGCCCGGCACTCCTGGGGCCCGCGTGGTCTCCCCGCGCAACAAAGGGACGGAGGCGTGA
- the nuoF gene encoding NADH-quinone oxidoreductase subunit NuoF — protein sequence MTATEPAEKLLTPVLSASWDDHRPWSLETYRRHDGYLGLRNALAMDPDALIALVKDSGLRGRGGAGFPTGMKWQFIPQNDGKPHYLVVNADESEPGTCKDIPLLFANPHALIEGMIIASYAIRCDHAFIYLRGEVVPVLRRLHAAVAEAYQAGYLGKDILGSGIDLDITVHAGAGAYICGEETALLDSLEGRRGQPRLRPPFPAIAGLYACPTVVNNVESIASVPPILVRGNEWFKSLGTEKSPGFTLYSLSGHVTNPGQYEAPLGVTLRQLLDISGGVRAGHRIKFWTPGGSSTPMFTDQHLDVPLDYEGVGAAGSMLGTKALQIFDETTCVVRAVTRWTEFYAHESCGKCTPCREGTYWLVQLLKRIEAGEGLEGDLEKLLDIADNINGKSFCALGDGAASPITSSLQYFRAEYEQHLAERRCPFDPAAATVWADSPRPFAPQPANDREVHA from the coding sequence ATGACCGCGACCGAGCCTGCTGAGAAGCTGCTCACCCCCGTCCTGTCCGCCAGTTGGGACGACCACCGCCCGTGGAGCCTGGAGACCTACCGGCGCCACGACGGCTACCTGGGCCTGCGCAACGCCCTCGCGATGGACCCGGACGCGCTGATCGCGCTGGTCAAGGACTCCGGCCTGCGCGGCCGCGGCGGCGCGGGCTTCCCGACCGGCATGAAGTGGCAGTTCATCCCGCAGAACGATGGCAAGCCGCACTACCTGGTGGTCAACGCCGACGAGAGCGAGCCGGGCACCTGCAAGGACATCCCGCTGCTCTTCGCCAACCCGCACGCGCTGATCGAGGGCATGATCATCGCCTCGTACGCGATCCGCTGCGACCACGCCTTCATCTACCTGCGCGGCGAGGTGGTACCGGTGCTGCGCCGGCTGCACGCCGCCGTCGCGGAGGCGTACCAGGCGGGTTACCTCGGCAAGGACATCCTGGGCTCGGGCATCGACCTGGACATCACCGTGCACGCGGGCGCCGGCGCCTACATCTGCGGTGAGGAGACGGCGCTGCTCGACTCGCTGGAGGGCCGCCGCGGCCAACCCCGGCTGCGGCCGCCGTTCCCGGCCATCGCGGGCCTGTACGCGTGCCCGACGGTGGTCAACAACGTCGAGTCGATCGCCTCGGTGCCGCCGATCCTGGTCCGGGGCAACGAGTGGTTCAAGTCGCTGGGCACCGAGAAGTCGCCCGGCTTCACGCTCTACTCGCTCTCCGGCCATGTCACCAACCCCGGCCAGTACGAGGCCCCGCTCGGGGTGACGCTGCGTCAACTGCTGGACATCAGCGGTGGGGTGCGCGCCGGGCACCGGATCAAGTTCTGGACCCCGGGCGGCAGTTCCACCCCGATGTTCACCGATCAGCATCTCGACGTCCCGCTCGACTACGAGGGCGTGGGGGCGGCGGGCTCGATGCTCGGCACCAAGGCGCTGCAGATCTTCGACGAGACCACCTGCGTGGTGCGCGCCGTCACCCGCTGGACCGAGTTCTACGCCCACGAGTCCTGCGGCAAGTGCACCCCGTGTCGCGAAGGCACGTACTGGCTGGTCCAGTTGCTCAAGCGGATCGAGGCCGGCGAAGGCCTCGAAGGCGACCTGGAGAAGCTGCTCGACATCGCCGACAACATCAACGGCAAGTCGTTCTGCGCGCTCGGCGACGGCGCGGCCAGCCCGATCACCTCCTCGCTCCAGTACTTCCGCGCCGAGTACGAGCAGCACCTGGCCGAGCGCCGCTGCCCGTTCGACCCGGCCGCCGCCACCGTCTGGGCCGACAGCCCCCGGCCCTTCGCCCCCCAGCCAGCCAACGACAGGGAGGTGCACGCATGA